One Phycisphaeraceae bacterium genomic window carries:
- a CDS encoding alpha-1,4-glucan--maltose-1-phosphate maltosyltransferase, with the protein MTQKTPAPRRSPGGTKQKATEQMAEPKPPKTQPAGRAGGALPPGDADGRARVFVENVQPDIDAGRFAAKGVEGDAFVVEADVFADGHDLVGAVLLHRREGESVWSETRMEPVGNDRFHASFTPDRLGFFEYTVVGFVDRYGSWARDLRKRAEARQDVAIELLIGADHLERAARGLKGAAPVAKTLSGLAKELREKRATEKQGAQVDAATSVEIIELMRLHAERAHAVEYPRVLRMFADRERAAFSAWYEFFPRSCAATPGEHGTFADAERWLPRIAKLGFDVVYLPPIHPIGRVHRKGRNNTLTPEAHDVGSPWAIGSTEGGHEAILPELGTPEDFRKFVATARSLGIDVALDIAFQCAPDHPWVKEHPQWFRALPDGTIRYAENPPKKYQDIYPFDFETDDWRNLWAALRDVVAHWIEQGVTVFRVDNPHTKSFRFWEWLIADIRRTNPEMLFLSEAFTRPKVMYALAKLGFTQSYTYFAWKNRKWELEQYLREVTSPPVSRFFRPNPWPNTPDILNEFLQHGGRPACVARLVLAATLCGNYGVYGPPYELAQVTPREPGSEEYLDSEKYQLRHWALGGDDTLAPVMERVNRIRRENPALRRDDTLRFHHCENDQIICYSKRSHDGENAVVVVVNLDPHHTQSGFVNLDLPSLGLAWDDRFQAHDALNDARYLWAGPRNYVELHPHSSPAHVFVIRKSARTEQDFEYFV; encoded by the coding sequence ATGACTCAGAAGACACCCGCCCCACGCCGGTCGCCCGGCGGCACGAAGCAGAAGGCCACGGAGCAGATGGCCGAGCCGAAACCCCCGAAGACACAGCCCGCCGGACGCGCGGGCGGCGCCCTTCCCCCCGGCGACGCCGACGGGCGTGCGCGCGTGTTCGTCGAGAACGTGCAGCCGGACATCGACGCGGGTCGTTTCGCGGCCAAGGGCGTCGAGGGCGACGCGTTCGTCGTCGAGGCGGATGTCTTCGCCGACGGGCACGACCTGGTGGGCGCGGTCCTGCTGCACCGTCGCGAGGGCGAGAGCGTCTGGTCCGAGACGCGCATGGAGCCGGTCGGCAACGATCGCTTTCACGCGTCGTTCACGCCGGATCGGCTCGGGTTCTTCGAGTACACCGTGGTGGGGTTCGTGGATCGCTACGGTTCGTGGGCGCGCGACCTGCGCAAGCGCGCCGAGGCGCGCCAGGATGTCGCGATCGAGCTGCTGATCGGCGCAGACCACCTCGAGCGGGCCGCCCGGGGCTTGAAGGGGGCCGCCCCGGTCGCGAAGACGCTCAGCGGGTTGGCGAAGGAGCTGCGCGAGAAGCGTGCGACCGAGAAGCAGGGGGCGCAGGTCGACGCGGCGACGAGCGTCGAGATCATCGAGCTGATGCGTCTCCACGCCGAGCGCGCGCACGCGGTCGAGTATCCGCGGGTGCTGCGGATGTTCGCGGATCGCGAGCGGGCGGCGTTCAGCGCGTGGTACGAGTTCTTTCCCCGATCGTGCGCCGCGACGCCCGGGGAGCACGGGACCTTTGCCGACGCCGAGCGCTGGCTGCCGCGGATCGCGAAACTCGGGTTCGACGTGGTGTATCTGCCGCCGATCCACCCGATCGGGCGCGTGCATCGCAAGGGTCGCAACAACACGCTGACGCCCGAGGCGCACGATGTGGGCAGCCCGTGGGCGATCGGGTCGACGGAGGGGGGGCACGAGGCGATCCTGCCCGAGCTGGGGACGCCCGAGGATTTCCGGAAGTTCGTCGCGACGGCGCGTTCGCTGGGGATCGATGTCGCGCTGGACATCGCGTTCCAGTGCGCGCCCGATCACCCGTGGGTGAAGGAACACCCCCAGTGGTTCCGCGCGCTGCCCGACGGGACGATCCGCTACGCCGAGAACCCGCCCAAGAAGTATCAGGACATCTACCCGTTCGATTTCGAGACGGACGACTGGCGGAACCTGTGGGCGGCGCTGCGCGACGTGGTGGCGCACTGGATCGAACAGGGCGTGACGGTGTTCCGCGTCGACAACCCGCACACGAAGAGTTTCCGCTTCTGGGAGTGGCTGATCGCCGACATACGGCGCACGAACCCCGAGATGCTTTTCCTGTCGGAAGCGTTCACGCGCCCGAAGGTGATGTACGCGCTGGCGAAGCTGGGCTTTACGCAGTCCTACACCTATTTCGCGTGGAAGAACCGCAAGTGGGAGCTGGAGCAGTACCTGCGCGAGGTGACGAGCCCGCCGGTCTCGCGGTTCTTCCGGCCCAACCCATGGCCCAACACGCCGGACATCCTCAACGAGTTCCTGCAGCACGGCGGGCGTCCGGCGTGCGTGGCGCGGCTGGTGCTCGCGGCGACGCTGTGCGGGAACTACGGGGTATACGGCCCGCCCTACGAGCTGGCGCAGGTCACGCCGCGCGAGCCGGGGTCGGAGGAGTACCTCGATTCCGAGAAGTACCAGCTGCGGCACTGGGCGCTGGGGGGCGACGACACGCTGGCGCCCGTGATGGAGCGCGTGAACCGGATCCGTCGCGAGAACCCGGCGCTGCGCCGCGACGACACGCTGCGGTTCCACCACTGCGAGAACGACCAGATCATCTGCTACAGCAAGCGCTCGCACGACGGCGAGAACGCTGTGGTGGTCGTCGTGAACCTCGACCCGCACCACACGCAGTCGGGGTTCGTGAACCTCGACCTTCCGTCGCTGGGGCTGGCCTGGGATGATCGTTTCCAGGCGCACGACGCGCTCAACGACGCGCGGTATCTCTGGGCTGGGCCGAGGAATTACGTCGAGTTGCACCCGCATTCGTCGCCGGCGCACGTCTTCGTGATCCGCAAGAGCGCACGCACCGAGCAGGATTTCGAGTACTTCGTGTGA
- a CDS encoding TIGR01548 family HAD-type hydrolase: MPTTLTTARAATPPRILERIAAISPYEVDRPPQPIDLWLDANEGSSSDTAALDAIRTIDADALRRYPDASELESLLARQLGVDADRVLATAGGDDAIDRLCRATLDESRTLVTHTPGFSMIPISARKAGARVVGVRWERGPFPTDAFLASITDDTGLVALVTPNNPTGSSIPFDDVRAVADRCAQVGALLLLDLAYTEFGERDFTPDALTLPNTAIVRTLSKAWGMAGCRVGFLLANPPVVRACRAAGNPFSVSAPSVAAASAALRDRPITTTDHPAAALVKLERRTITEALASLRVDALESDANFVLARTPRSLWVRDALRSAGIAVRAWPGSRDLTDALRITCPGSDDALRRLTRALAAALSPQALLLDMDGVIADVSRSYRAAILATCASFGVEATPADVAAIKARGDANNDWRVTHEILASRDVDVPYELVVERFEAIYQGTPQRPGLRETEALIGSADTLRALAERVPLAIVTGRPRADAERFLDRFGLTPLFPVVVCMEDGPSKPDPAILDLATQRLGVERAWMVGDTVDDIRAAKRASRTVIPIGVVAPQDDPAPTAASLLRSGASRVVDSLADLSEILP, encoded by the coding sequence ATGCCAACCACACTCACCACAGCACGCGCCGCGACCCCACCTCGCATCCTCGAGCGCATCGCCGCCATCTCGCCCTACGAGGTCGATCGCCCGCCCCAGCCCATCGACCTCTGGCTCGACGCCAACGAGGGATCGTCCTCCGACACCGCGGCCCTCGACGCGATCCGAACCATCGACGCCGACGCGCTGCGCCGCTACCCCGACGCGTCCGAACTCGAATCGCTCCTCGCGCGCCAGTTGGGCGTCGACGCAGACCGCGTCCTCGCGACCGCCGGGGGCGACGACGCGATCGACCGCCTCTGCCGCGCCACGCTCGACGAGTCTCGCACGCTCGTCACGCACACGCCCGGGTTCTCGATGATCCCAATCAGCGCACGCAAGGCCGGCGCGCGCGTCGTGGGCGTCCGCTGGGAACGCGGCCCCTTCCCGACCGACGCGTTCCTGGCGTCGATCACCGACGACACCGGCCTTGTCGCCCTCGTCACGCCCAACAACCCGACGGGATCGTCGATCCCGTTCGACGATGTCCGCGCCGTCGCAGATCGCTGCGCACAGGTCGGCGCCCTGCTCCTCCTCGATCTCGCCTACACGGAGTTCGGAGAGCGAGATTTCACGCCCGACGCGCTCACGCTCCCCAACACCGCGATCGTGCGCACGCTCTCGAAGGCGTGGGGCATGGCGGGGTGCCGCGTCGGGTTTCTCCTCGCCAACCCGCCCGTCGTCCGCGCGTGCCGCGCCGCCGGCAACCCGTTCAGCGTGAGCGCGCCGAGCGTCGCCGCCGCGTCCGCGGCCCTTCGCGACCGCCCGATCACCACCACAGACCACCCCGCCGCAGCGCTCGTGAAACTCGAACGGCGCACGATCACCGAAGCACTCGCGTCGCTACGCGTCGACGCCCTCGAGTCCGACGCCAACTTCGTCCTCGCGCGCACGCCACGCTCGCTGTGGGTCCGCGATGCGCTCCGCTCCGCAGGCATCGCCGTGCGCGCCTGGCCCGGCTCGCGCGACCTCACCGACGCGCTGCGCATCACCTGCCCGGGCAGCGACGACGCCCTGCGCCGACTCACCCGCGCGCTCGCCGCCGCCCTCTCCCCCCAGGCGCTCCTCCTCGACATGGACGGCGTCATCGCCGATGTCTCCCGCTCGTACCGCGCCGCGATCCTCGCCACCTGCGCCTCCTTCGGCGTCGAAGCGACGCCCGCCGATGTCGCCGCCATCAAGGCCCGCGGCGACGCCAACAACGACTGGCGCGTCACCCACGAGATCCTCGCCTCTCGCGACGTCGATGTCCCCTACGAACTAGTCGTCGAACGATTCGAAGCAATCTATCAGGGAACGCCGCAGCGACCCGGCCTGCGCGAGACCGAAGCACTGATCGGGAGCGCCGACACCCTCCGCGCCCTCGCAGAGCGCGTCCCCCTCGCGATCGTCACAGGGCGCCCACGCGCCGACGCAGAGCGATTCCTCGACCGCTTCGGGCTGACGCCGCTCTTCCCCGTTGTCGTCTGCATGGAAGACGGCCCAAGCAAGCCCGACCCGGCGATCCTCGACCTCGCGACGCAGCGTCTCGGCGTCGAGCGCGCCTGGATGGTCGGAGACACCGTCGACGACATCCGCGCCGCGAAGCGCGCGAGTCGCACCGTCATCCCCATCGGCGTCGTGGCGCCGCAGGACGACCCCGCCCCCACCGCCGCGTCCCTCCTGCGATCCGGCGCGTCGCGCGTCGTCGACTCCCTCGCCGATCTCTCGGAGATTCTCCCGTGA
- the hisG gene encoding ATP phosphoribosyltransferase, with protein sequence MSPTQDTSTLRLAIPKGRMQDNVLALLAQAGVRVTMTSRDYRPIVSLEGVQAKVLKPQSVVEMLHAGARDLGFAGADWVAELGVDVVEILDTGLDRVRLVAAAPATVLVDGELPPTVAGRPLVVASEYTRLTKRWIESRDIEARFLRSYGATEVYPPDDADCIVDNTATGATLVANGLVILDELMISSTRLYASRDAMDDPARRARIEDLATLLRSVLEARRRVMLEVNVDAARLEAVVAALPCMREPTISTLHASAGFAVKAAVPRENLPRIILELRARGGTDIVVTPPSQIVL encoded by the coding sequence ATGTCACCCACCCAAGACACCTCCACGCTCCGCCTCGCGATCCCCAAGGGACGCATGCAGGACAACGTCCTCGCCCTCCTCGCCCAGGCAGGCGTGCGCGTCACCATGACCTCGCGCGACTACCGCCCCATCGTCTCCCTCGAAGGCGTCCAGGCGAAAGTCCTCAAACCCCAGAGCGTCGTCGAGATGCTCCACGCCGGAGCACGCGACCTCGGCTTCGCCGGCGCCGACTGGGTCGCCGAACTCGGCGTCGATGTCGTCGAGATCCTCGACACAGGCCTCGACCGAGTCCGCCTCGTCGCCGCCGCACCCGCCACCGTGCTCGTCGACGGCGAACTCCCGCCCACCGTCGCCGGGCGCCCCCTCGTCGTCGCCAGCGAATACACACGCCTCACGAAGCGCTGGATCGAATCGCGCGACATCGAAGCACGCTTCCTGCGCAGCTACGGCGCCACCGAGGTCTATCCGCCCGACGACGCCGACTGCATCGTCGACAACACCGCCACCGGCGCGACCCTCGTCGCCAACGGGCTCGTCATCCTCGACGAACTGATGATCTCCTCCACGCGCCTCTACGCCAGCCGCGACGCGATGGACGACCCCGCCCGGCGTGCGCGCATCGAAGACCTCGCCACGCTGCTGCGCTCCGTGCTCGAAGCGCGCCGGCGCGTCATGCTCGAAGTGAACGTCGACGCCGCCCGCCTCGAAGCCGTCGTCGCCGCACTCCCCTGCATGCGCGAGCCCACCATCTCGACCCTCCACGCCAGCGCCGGCTTCGCCGTCAAGGCCGCCGTCCCGCGCGAGAACCTCCCCCGGATCATCCTCGAGCTCCGCGCCCGCGGCGGCACCGACATCGTCGTCACCCCGCCCTCCCAGATCGTCCTCTGA
- the hisB gene encoding imidazoleglycerol-phosphate dehydratase HisB — protein MNQRTAERTRVTRETSIRLSVNLDGVGESSISTGLGFLDHMLASLALHSRIDLSLACEGDLRVDDHHTVEDCALTLGDAINEALADRAGITRFAHAYAPLDEALARVVVDLSGRPSACVNLSLVRERLGDVATENLTHFFVSLATTLRASLHVDVLRGENDHHKAEAAFKALALALRAAIARDGTSLVPSAKGVL, from the coding sequence GTGAACCAGCGCACCGCTGAACGCACACGCGTGACCCGCGAAACCAGCATCCGCCTCAGCGTCAACCTCGACGGCGTGGGCGAATCATCCATCTCCACCGGCCTGGGCTTCCTCGACCACATGCTCGCTTCCCTCGCCCTCCACTCGCGGATCGACCTCTCGCTCGCCTGCGAGGGCGACCTGCGCGTCGACGACCACCACACCGTCGAGGACTGCGCGCTCACGCTGGGCGACGCGATCAACGAGGCCCTCGCCGATCGCGCCGGCATCACGCGCTTCGCCCACGCCTACGCGCCCCTCGACGAGGCCCTCGCGCGCGTCGTCGTCGATCTCTCGGGACGCCCCAGCGCGTGCGTGAACCTGTCGCTCGTCCGCGAGCGCCTGGGCGATGTCGCCACCGAGAACCTGACCCACTTCTTCGTGTCGCTCGCCACCACGCTCCGCGCGTCGCTGCATGTCGATGTGCTCCGCGGCGAGAACGATCACCACAAGGCCGAAGCCGCCTTCAAGGCCCTCGCCCTCGCCCTGCGCGCCGCGATCGCGCGCGACGGGACATCGCTTGTCCCCAGCGCCAAAGGGGTGCTGTGA
- the hisH gene encoding imidazole glycerol phosphate synthase subunit HisH: protein MPAVSIVDTRLANIASILAAMERLGLDARIVDAPAQIASADRLILPGVGSFGAAMERLRALGVVDALRERIESDRPTLCVCLGMQLLFESSEESPGVEGLSVVPGAIRRFRSPPRRTHFGWSAVTLGDERTIVQPGYAYFAHSYCATDAPADWSTSRAAFGEPFIASIQRGTTLACQFHPELSGAWGLSLLARWAGVQAPLTTQTLLAESDA, encoded by the coding sequence ATGCCCGCCGTCTCCATCGTCGACACGCGCCTCGCGAACATCGCGTCCATCCTCGCCGCGATGGAGCGCCTTGGGCTCGACGCGCGCATCGTGGACGCACCGGCGCAGATCGCCAGCGCCGATCGGCTCATCCTCCCGGGCGTCGGCTCCTTCGGCGCCGCGATGGAGCGTCTGCGCGCGCTGGGCGTCGTCGACGCGCTGCGCGAACGCATCGAGTCCGACCGCCCCACGCTCTGCGTGTGCCTCGGCATGCAACTGCTGTTCGAGTCGAGCGAGGAATCACCGGGCGTCGAAGGGCTGAGCGTCGTCCCCGGCGCGATCCGGCGCTTCCGATCGCCCCCACGACGCACGCACTTCGGCTGGAGCGCCGTCACGCTCGGCGACGAGCGCACGATCGTGCAACCGGGCTACGCCTACTTCGCGCACTCGTACTGCGCAACCGACGCGCCCGCCGACTGGTCCACATCCCGCGCCGCCTTCGGCGAGCCCTTCATCGCCTCGATACAACGCGGCACAACCCTCGCCTGCCAGTTCCACCCCGAACTCTCCGGCGCATGGGGCCTGTCGCTCCTCGCGCGATGGGCCGGCGTCCAAGCACCTCTCACCACTCAGACTCTCCTCGCGGAGTCCGACGCATGA
- a CDS encoding peptidylprolyl isomerase: MARATASHILVKTEAEALDLKKQVEEQGADFAALAKKHSKCPSGKSGGSLGEFGRGDMVPEFDRVVFGDLAVGAVSEPVKTQFGYHLVRVDRRLG; the protein is encoded by the coding sequence ATGGCACGCGCCACTGCGAGTCACATCCTGGTCAAGACGGAAGCCGAAGCCCTCGACCTGAAGAAGCAGGTTGAAGAACAGGGCGCTGACTTCGCGGCGTTGGCGAAGAAGCACTCGAAGTGTCCCTCGGGCAAGTCTGGCGGGAGTCTCGGGGAGTTCGGTCGAGGGGACATGGTTCCCGAGTTCGACCGTGTGGTGTTCGGCGACCTGGCGGTCGGCGCGGTGTCGGAGCCGGTCAAGACGCAGTTCGGGTATCACCTTGTGCGCGTGGATCGTCGGCTGGGCTGA